A single region of the Leptodactylus fuscus isolate aLepFus1 chromosome 5, aLepFus1.hap2, whole genome shotgun sequence genome encodes:
- the CLPX gene encoding ATP-dependent clpX-like chaperone, mitochondrial isoform X2: MSSPSCSCAARIITSSLHRGVACTRGHLSIFRRPGTLETPVRRKIIFRTFSETTVYFASKDGASKDGSGDGKKSVSEGGSKKSSGNSGKGGNQLRCPKCGDLCTHVETFVSSTRFVKCEKCHHFFVVLSEADSKKSINREPETAAEAVKLAFQQKPPPPPKKIYNYLDKYVVGQSFAKKVLAVAVYNHYKRIYNNIPVSVRQQAEVEKQASLTPRELEIRRREDEYRFTKLLQIAGISPHGNALGASMQQQVNQQMPQERRGGDVLDSNNDDIKLEKSNILLLGPTGSGKTLLAQTLAKCLDVPFAICDCTTLTQAGYVGEDIESVVAKLLQDANYNVEKAQQGIVFLDEVDKIGSVPGIHQLRDVGGEGVQQGLLKLLEGTIVNVPEKNSRKLRGETVQVDTTNILFVASGAFNGLDRIISRRKNEKYLGFGITSNMGKGRRAAAAADLANSSAESNAVQDIEEKDRLLRHVEARDLIEFGMIPEFVGRLPVVVPLHSLDEQTLVRILTEPRNAVVPQYQALFSMDKCELNVTEGALRAIARLALERKTGARGLRSIMEKLLLEPMFEVPNSDIVCVEVDQEVVEGKKEPSYIRTQNKEVTEEEYDSGVEEEGWSRQADAANH; the protein is encoded by the exons gagttGCTTGTACTCGGGGACATCTGTCAATTTTTAGAAGACCTGGAACTCTTGAGACTCCTGTAAGGAGGAAAATAATATTTAGAACCTTCTCTGAGACTACAGTGTATTTTGCCTCTAAAGATGGTGCCAGCAAAGATGGGTCCGGGGATGGAAAG AAATCTGTGAGTGAAGGAGGCAGTAAGAAGTCTTCTGGCAACTCAGGGAAAGGAGGAAATCAGCTGCGCTGTCCAAAGTGTGGCGATCTTTGCACCCATGTGGAGACGTTTGTCT CCTCTACCCGTTTTGTAAAATGTGAGAAATGCCACCACTTCTTTGTTGTACTGTCAGAGGCAGATTCAAAGAAGTCTATAAACCGCGAACCCGAGACTGCTGCAGAAGCTGTGAAACTAGCATTTCAACAGAAACCTCCCCCGCCACCCAAAAAG ATCTATAACTACCTCGATAAATATGTGGTGGGTCAGTCATTTGCAAAGAAGGTGCTCGCAGTAGCTGTGTACAACCATTACAAGCGAATATACAATAATATCCCAGTTAGCGTCAGACAGCAGGCAGAGGTGGAGAAACAGGCGTCCCTAACCCCTCGAG AGTTAGAGATCAGAAGACGGGAAGATGAGTACAGATTTACAA AACTACTGCAGATTGCTGGGATCAGCCCGCATGGCAATGCCTTGGGAGCGTCAATGCAACAGCAAGTAAACCAACAGATGCCGCAGGAGAGGCGAGGAGGTGACGTGCTGGACTCAAACAATGATGATATCAAACTAGAGAAAAGTAATATCCTGCTGCTTGGCCCAACTGGCTCTG GTAAAACACTTCTTGCACAGACATTGGCAAAATGCCTAGATGTCCCCTTTGCTATATGTGACTGCACTACTCTGACTCAAGCTGGGTATGTAGGAGAGGACATCGAGTCCGTGGTTGCCAAACTGCTTCAGGATGCCAATTACAATGTGGAGAAGGCTCAGCAAG GAATTGTATTCTTGGATGAGGTTGACAAAATTGGCAGTGTCCCTGGTATCCATCAGCTGAGGGACGTGGGTGGAGAAGGTGTGCAGCAG GGCTTGCTGAAGCTTCTTGAAGGTACTATCGTTAATGTCCCTGAGAAAAATTCAAGGAAGCTGCGTGGAGAAACCGTTCAAGTTGATACTACAAATATCCTTTTTGTAGCGTCTGGTGCTTTTAATGGCCTGGATAGGATCATCAGTAGGAGGAAGAATGAAAAG TATTTAGGATTTGGTATAACTTCCAATATGGGAAAAGGCCGTAGAGCTGCAGCAGCTGCGGACCTGGCAAATTCAAGTGCTGAGTCGAATGCAGTACAAGATATTGAAGAGAAGGATCGGCTACTGCGTCACGTGGAAGCAAGAGATCTCATTGAGTTTGGCATGATCCCAGAGTTTGTGGGTCGTCTACCAGTAGTGGTTCCCCTTCACAGCCTTGATGAACAGACTCTTGTACGCATCCTCACAGAGCCACGTAATGCTGTGGTGCCGCAGTATCAGGCTCTCTTCAGCATGGATAAG TGTGAATTAAATGTCACTGAAGGCGCTCTGCGGGCCATTGCCAGGCTAGCTCTTGAACGAAAGACTGGTGCTAGAGGCCTCCGCTCAATCATG GAAAAACTCCTTCTTGAGCCTATGTTTGAAGTTCCAAATTCTGACATAGTTTGTGTTGAGGTGGACCAGGAAGTGGTTGAAGGAAAAAAGGAGCCATCTTATATTAG AACACAAAATAAAGAGGTGACGGAGGAAGAGTATGACTCTGGCGTGGAGGAAGAAGGCTGGTCTCGGCAGGCAGATGCAGCGAACCATTAG
- the CLPX gene encoding ATP-dependent clpX-like chaperone, mitochondrial isoform X3 yields the protein MSSPSCSCAARIITSSLHRGVACTRGHLSIFRRPGTLETPVRRKIIFRTFSETTVYFASKDGASKDGSGDGKKSVSEGGSKKSSGNSGKGGNQLRCPKCGDLCTHVETFVSSTRFVKCEKCHHFFVVLSEADSKKSINREPETAAEAVKLAFQQKPPPPPKKIYNYLDKYVVGQSFAKKVLAVAVYNHYKRIYNNIPVSVRQQAEVEKQASLTPRELLQIAGISPHGNALGASMQQQVNQQMPQERRGGDVLDSNNDDIKLEKSNILLLGPTGSGKTLLAQTLAKCLDVPFAICDCTTLTQAGYVGEDIESVVAKLLQDANYNVEKAQQGIVFLDEVDKIGSVPGIHQLRDVGGEGVQQGLLKLLEGTIVNVPEKNSRKLRGETVQVDTTNILFVASGAFNGLDRIISRRKNEKYLGFGITSNMGKGRRAAAAADLANSSAESNAVQDIEEKDRLLRHVEARDLIEFGMIPEFVGRLPVVVPLHSLDEQTLVRILTEPRNAVVPQYQALFSMDKCELNVTEGALRAIARLALERKTGARGLRSIMEKLLLEPMFEVPNSDIVCVEVDQEVVEGKKEPSYIRTQNKEVTEEEYDSGVEEEGWSRQADAANH from the exons gagttGCTTGTACTCGGGGACATCTGTCAATTTTTAGAAGACCTGGAACTCTTGAGACTCCTGTAAGGAGGAAAATAATATTTAGAACCTTCTCTGAGACTACAGTGTATTTTGCCTCTAAAGATGGTGCCAGCAAAGATGGGTCCGGGGATGGAAAG AAATCTGTGAGTGAAGGAGGCAGTAAGAAGTCTTCTGGCAACTCAGGGAAAGGAGGAAATCAGCTGCGCTGTCCAAAGTGTGGCGATCTTTGCACCCATGTGGAGACGTTTGTCT CCTCTACCCGTTTTGTAAAATGTGAGAAATGCCACCACTTCTTTGTTGTACTGTCAGAGGCAGATTCAAAGAAGTCTATAAACCGCGAACCCGAGACTGCTGCAGAAGCTGTGAAACTAGCATTTCAACAGAAACCTCCCCCGCCACCCAAAAAG ATCTATAACTACCTCGATAAATATGTGGTGGGTCAGTCATTTGCAAAGAAGGTGCTCGCAGTAGCTGTGTACAACCATTACAAGCGAATATACAATAATATCCCAGTTAGCGTCAGACAGCAGGCAGAGGTGGAGAAACAGGCGTCCCTAACCCCTCGAG AACTACTGCAGATTGCTGGGATCAGCCCGCATGGCAATGCCTTGGGAGCGTCAATGCAACAGCAAGTAAACCAACAGATGCCGCAGGAGAGGCGAGGAGGTGACGTGCTGGACTCAAACAATGATGATATCAAACTAGAGAAAAGTAATATCCTGCTGCTTGGCCCAACTGGCTCTG GTAAAACACTTCTTGCACAGACATTGGCAAAATGCCTAGATGTCCCCTTTGCTATATGTGACTGCACTACTCTGACTCAAGCTGGGTATGTAGGAGAGGACATCGAGTCCGTGGTTGCCAAACTGCTTCAGGATGCCAATTACAATGTGGAGAAGGCTCAGCAAG GAATTGTATTCTTGGATGAGGTTGACAAAATTGGCAGTGTCCCTGGTATCCATCAGCTGAGGGACGTGGGTGGAGAAGGTGTGCAGCAG GGCTTGCTGAAGCTTCTTGAAGGTACTATCGTTAATGTCCCTGAGAAAAATTCAAGGAAGCTGCGTGGAGAAACCGTTCAAGTTGATACTACAAATATCCTTTTTGTAGCGTCTGGTGCTTTTAATGGCCTGGATAGGATCATCAGTAGGAGGAAGAATGAAAAG TATTTAGGATTTGGTATAACTTCCAATATGGGAAAAGGCCGTAGAGCTGCAGCAGCTGCGGACCTGGCAAATTCAAGTGCTGAGTCGAATGCAGTACAAGATATTGAAGAGAAGGATCGGCTACTGCGTCACGTGGAAGCAAGAGATCTCATTGAGTTTGGCATGATCCCAGAGTTTGTGGGTCGTCTACCAGTAGTGGTTCCCCTTCACAGCCTTGATGAACAGACTCTTGTACGCATCCTCACAGAGCCACGTAATGCTGTGGTGCCGCAGTATCAGGCTCTCTTCAGCATGGATAAG TGTGAATTAAATGTCACTGAAGGCGCTCTGCGGGCCATTGCCAGGCTAGCTCTTGAACGAAAGACTGGTGCTAGAGGCCTCCGCTCAATCATG GAAAAACTCCTTCTTGAGCCTATGTTTGAAGTTCCAAATTCTGACATAGTTTGTGTTGAGGTGGACCAGGAAGTGGTTGAAGGAAAAAAGGAGCCATCTTATATTAG AACACAAAATAAAGAGGTGACGGAGGAAGAGTATGACTCTGGCGTGGAGGAAGAAGGCTGGTCTCGGCAGGCAGATGCAGCGAACCATTAG
- the PDCD7 gene encoding programmed cell death protein 7 has translation MERRPRPAVNGPWDRPRYRNSSAPRFRHEAPQFPPSRSGSQHGEVHPAVFYPDGGSERSGPWENRPHYEAGQPGSLQRPQHRDERVEFTQHGYREPQQFGPRRTEVFPHGGPRPGLPHHVPVQPPESMANDLYDTFSNDPIIPSDDTIPNIPHHRAPEPPQGTLHNTAPCDGRGPQHMMPATSQHDVFGANQDIGQRLNSQENVYQSGERHHGGPRHEELQDPMYSGRPLPRSEHADAYQPDLFYHSGPSGFRGPNSAVSHYFHDDLPHDRSNLQHPYQDEECQPGMSHGGSQVGLYNHPPVPDNYRVPSPGIQPFSAPSQPPPMQNAPPQGHYRVPPIQGPPYTPLPPIGSGFSGPLEEGDLEVQRHSSHPHHLLNQPPIMRQDRVQALDPLMPSTMAGGRHLEHDIPFSPHELPDGFRDPNLLPQHVSPFVSQHTHHIEDNFMYLDRQNDIGNSGPADKDVFVHWLSSFLSHRTKTPLTKSEVPETYSIAEARELLYGALHLISQLDSLCQVLESRNKAGEPWTLEYEKAAHLQVDLEKKLKELEKPGYIEGVKRKLNVVRRKRLRQQRRRQVTEEEDKVAAERSAEKEASIDLWRMKCIQQVEEKKRERELKATADHVLGEVRKKQNDVKKMLDVLKSLEKLRKLRKEAAGRKGVFPPPSADETFTDHVKRLRTMVHKRSALYDAEEKTLRVILEGEQEEERQREKDKRLKKEKEKALQKQRELDSVLFGDTEPLPGLHPLLPFRQYYLQAEHSVVSLVQIRHEWDQFLVPPDHPDGSNVPRGWVVPVPPSNDTWATAVKQSD, from the exons ATGGAGAGGAGGCCGCGGCCGGCGGTGAATGGGCCGTGGGATAGGCCCCGTTATAGGAACAGCTCAGCCCCGAGGTTCCGTCATGAGGCGCCGCAGTTCCCACCGTCACGTAGCGGTTCTCAGCATGGAGAGGTGCACCCCGCAGTATTCTACCCGGACGGCGGCTCGGAGCGGTCTGGGCCCTGGGAGAACCGGCCCCATTATGAAGCTGGGCAGCCCGGGTCCCTGCAGAGACCTCAGCACAGAGATGAGCGGGTAGAGTTCACACAACATGGGTATCGTGAGCCGCAACAGTTCGGCCCCCGGAGGACAGAGGTATTCCCACATGGAGGTCCGAGGCCTGGCCTGCCTCACCATGTCCCTGTGCAGCCACCAGAGTCCATGGCCAATGACCTATACGACACCTTCAGCAATGACCCCATTATACCAAGTGATGATACAATCCCAAATATTCCCCATCACAGGGCACCAGAGCCACCCCAGGGAACCCTgcacaatactgccccctgtgacGGTAGGGGACCCCAGCACATGATGCCGGCAACTTCTCAACATGATGTGTTTGGTGCAAATCAAGATATAGGTCAGCGACTAAACAGCCAGGAAAATGTCTACCAGTCTGGAGAGCGGCATCACGGAGGGCCCCGGCATGAGGAGCTTCAAGACCCTATGTATTCGGGAAGGCCGCTGCCCAGGAGTGAGCATGCTGACGCTTATCAGCCCGACTTGTTCTATCACAGTGGTCCTAGTGGTTTTCGAGGTCCTAATTCAGCAGTATCTCACTATTTCCATGATGATCTGCCACATGACAGGAGTAATCTGCAGCACCCATACCAAGATGAAGAGTGCCAACCTGGTATGTCTCATGGAGGGTCCCAGGTAGGATTATATAATCACCCTCCGGTACCTGATAACTACCGGGTGCCATCCCCAGGTATACAACCGTTTTCTGCTCCATCCCAGCCTCCACCTATGCAAAATGCCCCACCACAAGGCCACTATCGTGTACCCCCAATTCAGGGCCCTCCTTACACTCCTCTCCCACCGATAGGCTCTGGTTTTAGTGGACCTCTTGAGGAGGGTGACTTGGAAGTTCAGAGACACAGCAGTCATCCACATCATCTCCTGAACCAGCCGCCTATCATGCGACAGGATAGAGTACAAGCTTTGGATCCTCTCATGCCTTCAACCATGGCTGGAGGTAGACATTTGGAGCACGATATTCCTTTTTCTCCACATGAGTTACCTGATGGGTTTAGAGACCCAAATTTGCTGCCACAGCATGTTAGCCCATTTGTTTCTCAGCACACCCATCACATTGAGGACAATTTTATGTATTTGGACCGACAAAATGATATAGGAAACAGTGGACCTGCAGATAAAGACGTCTTTGTGCATTGGCTTTCCAGCTTCTTATCACATAGAACAAAGACGCCTTTAACTAAGTCTGAAGTGCCTGAGACTTACTCCATAGCAGAAGCACGTGAACTCCTATACGGTGCTCTGCATTTAATATCACAGCTGGATTCCTTgtgccaggttttggaaagccgcAACAAGGCAGGAGAGCCATGGACACTTGAGTATGAAAAAGCAGCTCATCTACAGGTAGATCTAGAGAAGAAACTTAAGGAGCTGGAGAAGCCGGGGTATATCGAGGGTGTCAAGAGGAAACTAAATGTAGTGCGTAGGAAAAGGCTTCGCCAGCAGCGCAGAAGACAAGTGACAGAGGAGGAAGACAAGGTGGCAGCAGAGCGCTCTGCTGAAAAAGAGGCCAGCATTGACTTGTGGAGAATGAAGTGTATCCAGCAGGTGGAGGAGAAGAAACGG GAACGAGAGCTTAAAGCTACTGCTGACCACGTACTTGGAGAGGTGAGGAAGAAGCAAAACGATGTGAAGAAAATGCTGGATGTCTTAAAGTCTTTAGAAAAACTGCGGAAGCTGCGAAAAGAAGCTGCTGGAAGAAAAG GTGTCTTTCCACCACCATCTGCCGATGAAACATTCACAGATCACGTAAAGAGGCTGCGAACAATGGTGCACAAGCGTAGTGCATTATATGATGCTGAAGAGAAGACTCTGAGGGTCATACTGGAAGGGGAGCAAGAGGAGGAGCGGCAGAGGGAAAAGGATAAGAGgctaaaaaaagaaaaggagaaaGCTTTGCAGAAGCAGCGAGAACTAGACTCCGTGTTGTTTGGAGACACAG AACCTCTACCCGGCCTACACCCCCTGCTGCCATTTCGTCAGTACTATCTGCAAGCTGAGCATTCAGTTGTGTCCCTCGTCCAGATCCG ACATGAGTGGGATCAATTCTTGGTTCCACCTGACCATCCTGATGGCAGCAATGTCCCCCGTGGATGGGTTGTTCCAGTACCCCCCTCTAATGACACCTGGGCCACAGCCGTCAAGCAGTCGGATTGA
- the CLPX gene encoding ATP-dependent clpX-like chaperone, mitochondrial isoform X1, with protein MSSPSCSCAARIITSSLHRGVACTRGHLSIFRRPGTLETPVRRKIIFRTFSETTVYFASKDGASKDGSGDGKKSVSEGGSKKSSGNSGKGGNQLRCPKCGDLCTHVETFVSSTRFVKCEKCHHFFVVLSEADSKKSINREPETAAEAVKLAFQQKPPPPPKKIYNYLDKYVVGQSFAKKVLAVAVYNHYKRIYNNIPVSVRQQAEVEKQASLTPRVTGHVTELEIRRREDEYRFTKLLQIAGISPHGNALGASMQQQVNQQMPQERRGGDVLDSNNDDIKLEKSNILLLGPTGSGKTLLAQTLAKCLDVPFAICDCTTLTQAGYVGEDIESVVAKLLQDANYNVEKAQQGIVFLDEVDKIGSVPGIHQLRDVGGEGVQQGLLKLLEGTIVNVPEKNSRKLRGETVQVDTTNILFVASGAFNGLDRIISRRKNEKYLGFGITSNMGKGRRAAAAADLANSSAESNAVQDIEEKDRLLRHVEARDLIEFGMIPEFVGRLPVVVPLHSLDEQTLVRILTEPRNAVVPQYQALFSMDKCELNVTEGALRAIARLALERKTGARGLRSIMEKLLLEPMFEVPNSDIVCVEVDQEVVEGKKEPSYIRTQNKEVTEEEYDSGVEEEGWSRQADAANH; from the exons gagttGCTTGTACTCGGGGACATCTGTCAATTTTTAGAAGACCTGGAACTCTTGAGACTCCTGTAAGGAGGAAAATAATATTTAGAACCTTCTCTGAGACTACAGTGTATTTTGCCTCTAAAGATGGTGCCAGCAAAGATGGGTCCGGGGATGGAAAG AAATCTGTGAGTGAAGGAGGCAGTAAGAAGTCTTCTGGCAACTCAGGGAAAGGAGGAAATCAGCTGCGCTGTCCAAAGTGTGGCGATCTTTGCACCCATGTGGAGACGTTTGTCT CCTCTACCCGTTTTGTAAAATGTGAGAAATGCCACCACTTCTTTGTTGTACTGTCAGAGGCAGATTCAAAGAAGTCTATAAACCGCGAACCCGAGACTGCTGCAGAAGCTGTGAAACTAGCATTTCAACAGAAACCTCCCCCGCCACCCAAAAAG ATCTATAACTACCTCGATAAATATGTGGTGGGTCAGTCATTTGCAAAGAAGGTGCTCGCAGTAGCTGTGTACAACCATTACAAGCGAATATACAATAATATCCCAGTTAGCGTCAGACAGCAGGCAGAGGTGGAGAAACAGGCGTCCCTAACCCCTCGAG TAACCGGTCATGTGACAG AGTTAGAGATCAGAAGACGGGAAGATGAGTACAGATTTACAA AACTACTGCAGATTGCTGGGATCAGCCCGCATGGCAATGCCTTGGGAGCGTCAATGCAACAGCAAGTAAACCAACAGATGCCGCAGGAGAGGCGAGGAGGTGACGTGCTGGACTCAAACAATGATGATATCAAACTAGAGAAAAGTAATATCCTGCTGCTTGGCCCAACTGGCTCTG GTAAAACACTTCTTGCACAGACATTGGCAAAATGCCTAGATGTCCCCTTTGCTATATGTGACTGCACTACTCTGACTCAAGCTGGGTATGTAGGAGAGGACATCGAGTCCGTGGTTGCCAAACTGCTTCAGGATGCCAATTACAATGTGGAGAAGGCTCAGCAAG GAATTGTATTCTTGGATGAGGTTGACAAAATTGGCAGTGTCCCTGGTATCCATCAGCTGAGGGACGTGGGTGGAGAAGGTGTGCAGCAG GGCTTGCTGAAGCTTCTTGAAGGTACTATCGTTAATGTCCCTGAGAAAAATTCAAGGAAGCTGCGTGGAGAAACCGTTCAAGTTGATACTACAAATATCCTTTTTGTAGCGTCTGGTGCTTTTAATGGCCTGGATAGGATCATCAGTAGGAGGAAGAATGAAAAG TATTTAGGATTTGGTATAACTTCCAATATGGGAAAAGGCCGTAGAGCTGCAGCAGCTGCGGACCTGGCAAATTCAAGTGCTGAGTCGAATGCAGTACAAGATATTGAAGAGAAGGATCGGCTACTGCGTCACGTGGAAGCAAGAGATCTCATTGAGTTTGGCATGATCCCAGAGTTTGTGGGTCGTCTACCAGTAGTGGTTCCCCTTCACAGCCTTGATGAACAGACTCTTGTACGCATCCTCACAGAGCCACGTAATGCTGTGGTGCCGCAGTATCAGGCTCTCTTCAGCATGGATAAG TGTGAATTAAATGTCACTGAAGGCGCTCTGCGGGCCATTGCCAGGCTAGCTCTTGAACGAAAGACTGGTGCTAGAGGCCTCCGCTCAATCATG GAAAAACTCCTTCTTGAGCCTATGTTTGAAGTTCCAAATTCTGACATAGTTTGTGTTGAGGTGGACCAGGAAGTGGTTGAAGGAAAAAAGGAGCCATCTTATATTAG AACACAAAATAAAGAGGTGACGGAGGAAGAGTATGACTCTGGCGTGGAGGAAGAAGGCTGGTCTCGGCAGGCAGATGCAGCGAACCATTAG